From Penaeus vannamei isolate JL-2024 chromosome 12, ASM4276789v1, whole genome shotgun sequence, the proteins below share one genomic window:
- the LOC138863556 gene encoding cell surface glycoprotein 1-like, which translates to MEPQGRAETTSPAEEVPSRGSPQQRKSPADHVPSRGSPQQRKSPAEEVPSRGSPQQTTSPAEEVPSRGSPQQTTSPAEEVPSRPRPQQRKSPAEEVPSRGSPQQRKSSADDVPSRPSPQQTKSSADDVPSRRCPQQTMSPADHVPSRPRPQQTTSPAEEVPSRGSPQQTKSSADDVPSRRCPQQTKSSADDVPSRPSPQQTKSPADQVLSRRCPQQTMSPADQVPSRPSPQQTKSSADDVPSRRCPQQTMSPADDVPSRRCPQQTMSSADDVPSRPSPQQTKSSADDVPSRRCPQQTMSPADHVPSRPRPQQTTSPAEEVPSRGSPQQTKSSADDVPSRRCPQQTKSPADQVLSRRCPQQTMSPADQVPSRPSPQQTMSPADDVPSRRCPQQTMSSADDVPSRPSPQQTKSSADDVPSRRCPQQTKSSADQVLSRRCPQQTKSPADDVPGRPSPQQTMSPADQVLSRRCPQQTKSSADQVPSRPSPQQTKSSADDVPSRLRPKQTKSPADNVPGRPSPQQTKSSADQVPSRPSPEADQVLSRRCPQKTTSQTDQIPSRPSPQQTKSPADQVPSRPSPQQTMSPADYVPNRPNPQQTKSPTDQVPGRPSPQQTKSPADQVPSRPSPQQTKSPADQVPSRPSPQQTKSPADMNPYRSLSFIFFHCGFTDYLPSFQRRTHLAPREARHRLITTSTNAGDGRVERGEGEGQ; encoded by the coding sequence ATGGAACCGCAAGGCAGGGCAGAGACCACGTCCCCAGCAGAGGAAGTCCCCAGCAGAGGAAGTCCCCAGCAGAGGAAGTCCCCAGCAGACCACGTCCCCAGCAGAGGAAGTCCCCAGCAGAGGAAGTCCCCAGCAGAGGAAGTCCCCAGCAGAGGAAGTCCCCAGCAGACCACGTCCCCAGCAGAGGAAGTCCCCAGCAGAGGAAGTCCTCAGCAGACCACGTCCCCAGCAGAGGAAGTCCCCAGCAGACCACGTCCCCAGCAGAGGAAGTCCCCAGCAGAGGAAGTCCCCAGCAGAGGAAGTCCCCAGCAGAGGAAGTCCTCAGCAGACGATGTCCCCAGCAGACCAAGTCCCCAGCAGACCAAGTCCTCAGCAGACGATGTCCCCAGCAGACGATGTCCCCAGCAGACGATGTCCCCAGCAGACCACGTCCCCAGCAGACCACGTCCCCAGCAGACCACGTCCCCAGCAGAGGAAGTCCCCAGCAGAGGAAGTCCCCAGCAGACCAAGTCCTCAGCAGACGATGTCCCCAGCAGACGATGTCCCCAGCAGACCAAGTCCTCAGCAGACGATGTCCCCAGCAGACCAAGTCCCCAGCAGACCAAGTCCCCAGCAGACCAAGTCCTCAGCAGACGATGTCCCCAGCAGACGATGTCCCCAGCAGACCAAGTCCCCAGCAGACCAAGTCCCCAGCAGACCAAGTCCTCAGCAGACGATGTCCCCAGCAGACGATGTCCCCAGCAGACGATGTCCCCAGCAGACGATGTCCCCAGCAGACGATGTCCCCAGCAGACGATGTCCTCAGCAGACGATGTCCCCAGCAGACCAAGTCCCCAGCAGACCAAGTCCTCAGCAGACGATGTCCCCAGCAGACGATGTCCCCAGCAGACGATGTCCCCAGCAGACCACGTCCCCAGCAGACCACGTCCCCAGCAGACCACGTCCCCAGCAGAGGAAGTCCCCAGCAGAGGAAGTCCCCAGCAGACCAAGTCCTCAGCAGACGATGTCCCCAGCAGACGATGTCCCCAGCAGACCAAGTCCCCAGCAGACCAAGTCCTCAGCAGACGATGTCCCCAGCAGACGATGTCCCCAGCAGACCAAGTCCCCAGCAGACCAAGTCCTCAGCAGACGATGTCCCCAGCAGACGATGTCCCCAGCAGACGATGTCCCCAGCAGACGATGTCCTCAGCAGACGATGTCCCCAGCAGACCAAGTCCCCAGCAGACCAAGTCCTCAGCAGACGATGTCCCCAGCAGACGATGTCCCCAGCAGACCAAGTCCTCAGCAGACCAAGTCCTCAGCAGACGATGTCCCCAGCAGACCAAGTCCCCAGCAGACGATGTCCCCGGCAGACCAAGTCCTCAGCAGACGATGTCCCCAGCAGACCAAGTCCTCAGCAGACGATGTCCCCAGCAGACCAAGTCCTCAGCAGACCAAGTCCCCAGCAGACCAAGTCCCCAGCAGACCAAGTCCTCAGCAGACGATGTCCCCAGCAGACTACGTCCCAAACAGACCAAGTCCCCAGCAGACAATGTCCCCGGCAGACCAAGTCCCCAGCAGACCAAGTCCTCAGCAGACCAAGTCCCCAGCAGACCAAGTCCCGAGGCAGACCAAGTCCTCAGCAGACGATGTCCCCAGAAGACTACGTCCCAAACAGACCAAATCCCCAGCAGACCAAGTCCCCAACAGACCAAGTCCCCAGCAGACCAAGTCCCCAGCAGACCAAGTCCTCAGCAGACGATGTCCCCAGCAGACTACGTCCCAAACAGACCAAATCCCCAGCAGACCAAGTCCCCAACAGACCAAGTCCCCGGCAGACCAAGTCCCCAGCAGACCAAGTCCCCAGCAGACCAAGTCCCCAGCAGACCAAGTCCCCAGCAGACCAAGTCCCCAGCAGACCAAGTCCCCAGCAGACCAAGTCCCCAGCAGACCAAGTCCCCAGCAGACATGAACCCCTATCGTTCCTTGTCATTCATCTTCTTCCACTGCGGTTTTACGGACTATTTGCCAAGCTTTCAAAGGCGGACTCATCTTGCACCACGAGAAGCACGTCATCGCCTCATCACCACATCAACAAATGCAGGGgatgggagagtggaaaggggggagggggaaggacaataa